A single genomic interval of Desulfobacteraceae bacterium harbors:
- a CDS encoding TatD family hydrolase: MRLFDSHCHLDDAAFDRDRAEVLQRARAAGVQAMMVAGINHASSLQAVHLAEREAGVYAAVGVHPHDVRYCSADQLAALHGLAGRPAVRAWGEIGLDFNRMYSPRADQERWFLRQLETADALDFPLIFHERDSGGRFLELLRSRPRAARCGVVHCFSGSQDELEAYLSLGLYIGITGILTLQGRGAALRRMAAFIPLERLLVETDAPYLTPAPEKNRTRRNEPAFVKSTLLCLAEVRGEAPEALAEAVWQNTCRLFRIAGSD, translated from the coding sequence ATGCGATTATTCGACAGTCATTGCCATCTGGACGACGCCGCCTTTGACCGGGACCGGGCGGAGGTCCTGCAGCGGGCGCGCGCGGCCGGCGTTCAGGCCATGATGGTGGCCGGGATCAACCACGCCAGCTCCCTCCAGGCCGTTCACCTGGCGGAACGGGAAGCGGGCGTTTACGCCGCCGTGGGGGTCCACCCGCATGATGTGCGGTACTGCAGCGCCGACCAGCTGGCCGCGCTGCACGGTCTGGCCGGCCGGCCCGCGGTGCGTGCGTGGGGCGAGATCGGCCTGGATTTCAACCGCATGTATTCCCCCCGGGCGGACCAGGAGCGCTGGTTTTTGCGGCAGCTGGAGACGGCCGATGCACTGGATTTTCCGCTGATTTTTCACGAGCGTGATTCCGGCGGCCGGTTTCTGGAGCTTTTGCGCAGCCGCCCGCGGGCCGCGCGCTGCGGGGTGGTGCACTGCTTCAGCGGCAGCCAGGACGAACTGGAGGCCTACCTCTCGCTGGGACTTTATATCGGCATTACCGGGATTTTGACCTTGCAGGGCCGCGGGGCCGCCCTGCGCCGGATGGCGGCGTTCATCCCCCTGGAGCGTCTGCTGGTGGAAACCGATGCGCCCTACCTGACCCCGGCCCCGGAAAAAAACCGTACCCGCCGCAACGAGCCGGCCTTCGTCAAATCCACCCTGCTCTGCCTGGCGGAGGTTCGCGGGGAAGCTCCCGAGGCGCTGGCCGAGGCGGTTTGGCAAAACACCTGCCGGCTTTTCAGGATCGCCGGCAGCGATTAG
- a CDS encoding MoxR family ATPase, with the protein MTEDSPKPHFSGASRYVLDDELASIVNISMALEMPLLLKGEPGTGKTMLAHAIAENLKMPLIVLNVKSSMKLVEALYQYDTLTRLNDSRFGDSQRDVSDIAAYIKMGKIGQAFTAAERTVLLIDEIDKADTDFQDDMLDVLDQMTFDIIEIDQTITARHRPVIIITSNAKKDLSDPFLGRCNFHHIAFPEPKVMRQIIRVHFPDIDGDLMTGAVAAFYKLRELDSVEKKPATRELLNWIRALRADPDFHPREIEKGALPYLGVLFKKSQDFARAVAATGRRSLR; encoded by the coding sequence ATGACTGAAGATTCCCCCAAGCCCCACTTCTCCGGTGCTTCCCGCTATGTCCTGGACGACGAGCTGGCCAGCATCGTCAATATTTCCATGGCCCTGGAGATGCCCCTGCTGCTGAAGGGAGAACCGGGAACCGGCAAGACCATGCTGGCCCATGCCATTGCCGAAAATTTAAAAATGCCGCTGATCGTGCTGAACGTCAAATCCAGCATGAAGCTGGTGGAGGCCCTCTACCAGTACGACACCTTAACCCGCCTCAACGACAGCCGCTTCGGGGACTCGCAGCGGGATGTGAGCGACATCGCGGCCTATATCAAGATGGGCAAGATCGGCCAGGCCTTTACCGCCGCCGAGCGCACCGTACTGCTGATCGACGAAATCGACAAGGCCGACACCGATTTCCAGGACGACATGCTGGACGTGCTCGACCAGATGACCTTCGACATCATCGAGATCGATCAAACCATCACGGCCCGCCATCGCCCGGTGATCATCATCACCTCCAACGCCAAGAAGGACCTCTCCGACCCCTTCCTCGGGCGCTGCAACTTCCATCACATCGCATTTCCCGAGCCCAAGGTCATGCGGCAGATCATCCGGGTTCACTTTCCCGACATCGACGGCGACCTGATGACCGGCGCCGTCGCCGCCTTTTACAAGCTGCGGGAGCTGGACAGCGTCGAAAAGAAGCCCGCCACCCGCGAGCTGCTCAACTGGATTCGGGCCCTCAGGGCGGACCCCGACTTTCACCCCCGCGAGATCGAAAAGGGGGCGCTCCCCTACCTGGGGGTGCTGTTCAAAAAAAGCCAGGACTTCGCCCGGGCGGTGGCCGCTACCGGCCGCCGCAGCCTGCGTTGA
- the tatA gene encoding twin-arginine translocase TatA/TatE family subunit, with the protein MFGIGMPELIIILVIILIIFGAGKLPEIGAGMGKAIKNFKSATSETEKKDPEKLEKTDKP; encoded by the coding sequence ATGTTTGGTATCGGAATGCCCGAATTAATCATCATTCTGGTGATCATCCTGATCATTTTCGGCGCCGGCAAACTGCCGGAAATCGGGGCCGGAATGGGCAAGGCGATTAAAAACTTCAAGAGCGCCACCAGCGAAACGGAAAAAAAGGACCCGGAGAAACTGGAAAAAACCGACAAGCCCTAA
- a CDS encoding transcriptional repressor translates to MAVPEVRLQEMVLKLKDRGLRITPQRLAILRALAFSDGHPSVEQIYEKVRADFPTTSLATVYKNIALLKELGEALELGFADGSNRYDGNRPYPHPHLVCIRCKKIIDPDLPSLDDLTAQLSKDTGFRIVSHRLDFFGVCEECRNLEKSGQPAKKLTATL, encoded by the coding sequence ATGGCCGTTCCTGAAGTCCGCCTCCAAGAGATGGTCCTGAAGCTCAAAGACCGGGGGCTGCGCATCACGCCCCAGCGGCTGGCCATTCTCAGGGCGCTGGCATTCAGCGATGGGCACCCCAGTGTCGAGCAGATCTATGAAAAAGTTCGGGCCGACTTTCCCACCACCAGCCTGGCAACGGTTTATAAAAACATCGCCCTGCTGAAGGAGCTGGGGGAGGCCTTGGAGCTGGGGTTTGCCGACGGCAGCAACCGCTACGACGGCAACCGTCCATACCCGCATCCACATCTGGTATGCATCCGGTGCAAAAAGATCATCGACCCGGACCTCCCCTCGCTGGACGACCTGACGGCCCAACTCAGCAAGGACACCGGTTTTCGCATCGTCAGCCACCGCCTTGACTTTTTTGGCGTCTGCGAGGAGTGCCGGAACTTGGAAAAATCGGGCCAGCCGGCAAAAAAGTTAACCGCAACCCTTTAG
- a CDS encoding GlsB/YeaQ/YmgE family stress response membrane protein produces MGIISWIIMGLIVGVVAKAIMPGKDPGGLIITVLLGVGGAFVGGFIGSFLGFGKVSGFNLGSLVLATGGALLILVIYRKLRK; encoded by the coding sequence ATGGGAATTATCTCGTGGATCATCATGGGACTGATCGTGGGCGTGGTGGCCAAGGCGATCATGCCGGGAAAGGACCCCGGGGGACTGATCATCACGGTTCTGTTGGGGGTTGGAGGCGCCTTTGTGGGAGGATTTATCGGGTCGTTTCTGGGGTTTGGCAAGGTATCCGGGTTCAATCTCGGCAGCCTGGTGCTGGCCACCGGCGGCGCCCTCCTGATTCTGGTGATCTATCGCAAGCTTAGAAAATAA
- a CDS encoding IclR family transcriptional regulator — translation MKSRQFIQSLEKGLLVLKAFSATSPELSVSDLAEACGMSMATVHRYLFTLKELGYLAQDAQSRRYRLTPKILGIGFSLLGTMDIKNRLLPHMLETTKAHDVTTQCAILDETDIVILDRVRSKEVVNLDIGVGSRLPVFCTALGKAVLAFLKKADQTRIIGKIKFERHTPFTTGSARELALELARIRKAGYGLSDQELTEGLRSVAAPVFREGRVEGAFGISYAVHRAQDNGLEDVLIRQVLEIARKVSF, via the coding sequence ATGAAATCCAGGCAGTTCATCCAGTCCCTGGAAAAAGGGCTTCTGGTGCTGAAGGCATTTTCGGCGACCAGCCCGGAGCTTTCCGTATCCGATCTCGCCGAGGCCTGCGGGATGTCCATGGCCACGGTACACCGCTACCTGTTCACCCTCAAGGAACTGGGCTATCTCGCCCAGGATGCCCAGAGCCGCAGATACCGCCTGACCCCCAAGATCCTGGGCATCGGCTTTTCGCTGCTCGGCACCATGGACATCAAAAACCGGCTGCTGCCCCACATGCTGGAGACCACCAAGGCCCACGACGTCACCACCCAATGCGCCATTCTGGATGAGACCGATATCGTCATCCTCGACCGCGTGCGCTCCAAGGAGGTGGTCAACCTGGATATCGGCGTCGGCTCGCGCCTGCCGGTCTTCTGCACGGCCCTGGGCAAAGCGGTGCTCGCCTTTCTGAAAAAAGCCGATCAGACCCGGATCATCGGGAAGATCAAATTCGAACGCCACACCCCCTTTACCACCGGCAGTGCCCGGGAGCTGGCGCTTGAGCTGGCCCGGATTCGCAAAGCCGGCTACGGCTTGAGCGACCAGGAATTGACCGAGGGGCTGCGCTCGGTGGCCGCGCCGGTCTTCAGGGAGGGGCGGGTGGAGGGCGCCTTCGGCATTTCCTATGCCGTTCACCGCGCCCAGGACAACGGCCTCGAGGATGTCCTGATCCGGCAGGTGCTGGAGATCGCCCGGAAAGTTTCGTTTTAA